Proteins from a genomic interval of Medicago truncatula cultivar Jemalong A17 chromosome 3, MtrunA17r5.0-ANR, whole genome shotgun sequence:
- the LOC25489647 gene encoding choline-phosphate cytidylyltransferase 2 has translation MTSSSTIPHLPPPEDRPVRVYADGIYDLFHFGHARSLEQAKKSFPNTYLLVGCCSDAVTHKYKGKTVMTEDERYESLRHCKWVDEVIPDAPWVINQEFLDKNKIDFVAHDSLPYADTSGAANDVYEFVKAVGRFKETQRTEGISTSDIIMRIVKDYNQYVLRNLDRGYSRKDLGVSYVKEKRLRVNRRLKTLQEKVREQQEKIQTVAKNAGMHRNEWVENADRMVAGFLEMFEEGCHKMGTAICDRIQESLRGQQPNDESIFLQNGKDDEDEEYYDDHEEDSDEEFFEEYFDDNELNPQNNGKDTNKT, from the exons ATGACGTCATCATCCACCATCCCTCACCTCCCTCCGCCTGAAGACCGCCCTGTTCGTGTCTACGCCGATGGAATCTACGATCTCTTCCACTTCGGCCACGCTCGTTCTCTTGAACAAGCCAAAAAATC ATTTCCGAACACGTATCTTCTTGTTGGATGCTGCAGCGATGCGGTGACACATAAGTATAAAGGCAAAACGGTTATGACTGAAGATGAACGTTATGAGTCTCTCCGTCACTGCAA atGGGTGGATGAAGTGATACCTGATGCACCTTGGGTTATTAATCAAGAGTTTCTTGATAAAAATAAGATTGATTTTGTTGCTCATGATTCTCTTCC ATATGCTGACACCAGTGGTGCTGCAAATGATGTTTATGAATTT GTTAAGGCAGTTGGAAGATTTAAGGAAACTCAACGGACTGAAGGTATATCTACATCAGATATAATAATGAGGATTGTGAAAGACTACAACCAGTATGTGCTGCGTAACTTGGATCGTGGGTACTCAAGAAAAGACCTTGGTGTGAGCTATGTTAAG GAAAAGCGATTGCGCGTGAATAGGAGACTGAAAACTTTGCAGGAGAAAGTAAGAGAACAGCAAGAAAAG ATCCAAACTGTTGCAAAGAATGCTGGTATGCATCGGAATGAGTGGGTGGAAAATGCTGATCGTATGGTTGCTGGATTTCTAGAAATGTTTGAAGAAGGTTGCCATAAGATG GGGACTGCCATATGTGATCGAATTCAAGAAAGTTTAAGAGGTCAGCAACCAAATGATGAatcaatttttcttcaaaatggtAAGGATGACGAGGATGAAGAGTATTATGATGATCATGAGGAGGATAGTGATGAagaattttttgaagaatattttgATGACAATGAGCTGAATCCCCAGAATAATGGGAAAGACACAAACAAAACATAG